Proteins encoded by one window of Kribbella italica:
- the coaBC gene encoding bifunctional phosphopantothenoylcysteine decarboxylase/phosphopantothenate--cysteine ligase CoaBC, translated as MSATGGTPHGPGDPTPTSAEGVTGASGVPGPQAGAGTPGADDQVAHETSPLAGSAADTSVSPAGGPKSSPHSSVTAGSGSAPKRPSVVLGVGGGIAAYKVCDLLRRLTESGHSVRVVPTAAALEFVGAATWAALSGQPVTADPFDNVQEVPHVRIGKGADLVVVAPATANLIAKAAHGLADDLLTNTLLTARCPILFAPAMHTEMWEHPATQANVATLRSRGITVLDPAVGRLTGADTGRGRLPEPSEIFAISQLMLADSAARAAGERVADLTGKHVLISAGGTREHLDPVRYLGNSSSGKQGYALARIAAARGAKVTLVAANSELPDPAGVHVVPVTSTRDLYDEITGRAADADAIVMAAAPADFRPAEFAEHKIKKTDDGAVPAVSLIQNPDILATVAHDRQRDGQVIVGFAAETGDAQHSVLDLGRAKLERKGCDLLVVNDVSGGKVFGSDINEAVILDRDGTALPVPSGSKDALAGVIWNLVATHWH; from the coding sequence ATGAGCGCGACCGGGGGCACTCCCCACGGCCCTGGTGACCCCACGCCCACTTCGGCGGAAGGCGTCACCGGGGCTTCTGGTGTTCCCGGACCACAGGCAGGTGCGGGTACGCCGGGAGCAGACGATCAGGTCGCGCACGAGACCAGCCCCCTGGCGGGCTCCGCCGCCGACACCTCCGTGAGCCCGGCGGGCGGGCCCAAGTCTTCCCCCCACTCCTCGGTCACCGCTGGATCGGGAAGCGCACCGAAGCGGCCTTCGGTAGTCCTCGGGGTCGGCGGCGGCATCGCGGCGTACAAGGTCTGCGATCTGCTCCGCCGGCTGACCGAGTCGGGGCACAGCGTGCGCGTCGTACCGACCGCTGCCGCGCTTGAGTTCGTCGGTGCGGCGACCTGGGCGGCGTTGTCCGGGCAGCCGGTGACCGCGGACCCTTTCGACAACGTCCAGGAAGTGCCGCACGTGCGGATCGGGAAGGGTGCCGACCTCGTCGTCGTCGCCCCCGCGACGGCCAACCTGATTGCCAAGGCCGCGCACGGACTGGCCGACGACCTGCTCACCAACACGCTGCTCACCGCGCGCTGCCCGATCCTGTTCGCCCCGGCGATGCACACCGAGATGTGGGAGCACCCGGCCACCCAGGCGAACGTCGCGACCCTGCGGTCGCGCGGCATCACCGTGCTCGACCCCGCCGTCGGCCGCCTCACCGGCGCCGACACCGGCCGCGGCCGGCTGCCCGAGCCGTCCGAGATCTTCGCGATCAGCCAGCTGATGCTCGCCGACTCCGCCGCCCGCGCCGCCGGCGAGCGGGTCGCCGACCTCACCGGCAAACACGTCCTGATCAGCGCCGGCGGCACCCGCGAACACCTCGACCCGGTCCGCTACCTGGGCAACTCCTCCTCCGGCAAGCAGGGCTACGCCCTCGCCCGGATCGCCGCCGCCCGCGGCGCCAAGGTCACCCTGGTCGCCGCCAACTCCGAGCTCCCCGACCCGGCCGGCGTCCACGTCGTCCCGGTGACGTCGACCCGCGACCTGTACGACGAGATCACCGGCCGTGCCGCCGACGCCGACGCGATCGTGATGGCCGCCGCACCCGCCGACTTCCGGCCCGCGGAGTTCGCCGAGCACAAGATCAAGAAGACCGACGACGGCGCCGTCCCGGCGGTCAGCCTGATCCAGAACCCGGACATCCTCGCCACCGTCGCCCACGACCGCCAACGCGACGGCCAGGTCATCGTCGGCTTCGCCGCCGAAACCGGCGACGCCCAGCACTCCGTCCTCGACCTCGGCCGCGCCAAGCTGGAACGCAAAGGCTGCGACCTCCTGGTCGTCAACGACGTCTCCGGCGGCAAGGTCTTCGGCAGCGACATCAACGAGGCAGTGATCCTCGACCGCGACGGCACAGCGCTGCCGGTCCCGTCGGGCAGCAAGGACGCCTTGGCCGGCGTCATCTGGAACCTGGTCGCCACCCACTGGCACTGA
- a CDS encoding quinone-dependent dihydroorotate dehydrogenase: MYRKLIRPVLYRLGRGDAEVAHEQTLHGLRRLSRVPGAVPVLASTYGALPAGVDRTVFGVRFPSAVGLAAGMDKNGVALPAWRALGFGFVEVGTVTALPQPGNEKPRLFRLVDSEAVINRMGFNNLGSAALAERLAAYGDLGYPLGISIGKSKVTPLADAVEDYVTSLRRLYAYGDYFAVNVSSPNTPGLRELQDAGHLRELLTALHSEAASLGDPKPILVKIAPDLTEAAIDELLGVCTDVGVAGIIATNTTIGRPGLAPADQALAAEAGGLSGRPLAEISAKTVAHIHAETGGALPIIGVGGVLDPADATRLLDAGASLVQLYTGLIYRGPGLVRATNRRLAAASDSHSATTGDPS; the protein is encoded by the coding sequence GTGTACCGCAAGCTGATCCGCCCGGTGCTGTACCGGCTGGGCCGCGGGGACGCCGAGGTGGCGCACGAGCAGACGCTGCACGGGTTGCGGCGGCTCTCGCGGGTGCCGGGCGCGGTGCCGGTGCTCGCGTCGACGTACGGCGCGCTGCCGGCCGGTGTGGACCGGACCGTGTTCGGGGTGCGGTTCCCGAGCGCGGTCGGACTGGCGGCCGGGATGGACAAGAACGGGGTCGCCCTGCCGGCCTGGCGCGCGCTCGGGTTCGGGTTCGTCGAGGTCGGCACGGTGACGGCGTTGCCGCAGCCGGGCAACGAGAAGCCGCGGCTGTTCCGGCTGGTCGACAGCGAGGCCGTGATCAACCGGATGGGGTTCAACAACCTCGGGTCGGCGGCGCTGGCCGAGCGGCTGGCGGCGTACGGCGATCTCGGGTACCCGCTCGGGATCTCGATCGGGAAGTCGAAGGTCACGCCGCTCGCGGACGCGGTCGAGGACTACGTCACCTCGCTGCGGCGGCTGTACGCGTACGGCGACTACTTCGCGGTGAACGTCAGCTCGCCGAACACACCGGGGCTGCGGGAGTTGCAGGACGCCGGGCATCTGCGGGAGCTGCTGACGGCGCTGCACTCGGAAGCTGCATCACTGGGTGATCCGAAACCCATTCTGGTGAAGATCGCTCCTGATCTCACCGAGGCGGCGATCGACGAGCTGCTCGGGGTCTGCACCGATGTCGGCGTCGCCGGGATCATCGCGACCAACACGACCATCGGCCGGCCGGGGCTCGCTCCGGCCGACCAGGCGCTGGCGGCCGAAGCCGGCGGGCTGTCGGGCCGTCCGCTGGCGGAGATCTCGGCGAAGACCGTCGCCCACATCCACGCCGAGACCGGGGGAGCGCTGCCGATCATCGGGGTCGGCGGCGTGCTCGACCCGGCCGACGCGACCCGGTTGCTGGATGCTGGGGCTAGCCTGGTGCAGCTCTACACCGGCCTGATCTACCGCGGCCCCGGGCTGGTCCGGGCGACCAACCGACGGCTGGCCGCGGCCTCCGACTCCCACTCGGCGACAACGGGTGATCCTTCTTGA
- the mihF gene encoding integration host factor, actinobacterial type, giving the protein MPLPSLTPEQRAAALDKAAAARRERAEIKNRIRHSGASPTEVLHEGQTNEVIGKMRVSALLQCVPGVGKVRAQQIMERAGISETRRVRGLGSNQIAALMREFAE; this is encoded by the coding sequence GTGCCACTTCCTTCTTTGACCCCGGAGCAGCGCGCGGCTGCTCTGGACAAGGCCGCGGCCGCACGGCGTGAGCGTGCGGAGATCAAGAACCGGATCCGGCACTCCGGAGCGTCTCCCACCGAGGTGCTGCACGAGGGGCAGACCAACGAGGTGATCGGCAAGATGCGGGTGAGCGCGCTGCTGCAGTGCGTTCCCGGCGTCGGCAAGGTGCGGGCGCAGCAGATCATGGAGCGGGCCGGGATCTCCGAGACCCGCCGGGTCCGCGGCCTCGGTTCGAACCAGATCGCCGCGCTGATGCGCGAATTCGCCGAGTGA
- a CDS encoding VOC family protein: MTTFASIRIVTDDVDRLTAFYEHVTTLAATRPAPVFAELRTSAGTLAISSSQLTTTLYGEGVVEAVANRGVFLEFQVPDVDAEYDRLRALEFVQRPTTMPWGNRSAILRDPDGNLVNLFAPATPVAT, from the coding sequence ATGACGACCTTTGCCTCGATCCGCATCGTCACCGACGACGTCGACCGCCTGACCGCCTTCTACGAACACGTCACGACCCTCGCCGCGACCCGCCCCGCACCGGTCTTCGCCGAGCTCCGCACATCCGCCGGCACGCTCGCCATCTCCAGCAGCCAACTGACGACGACCCTGTACGGCGAGGGCGTGGTCGAGGCGGTGGCCAACCGGGGCGTCTTCCTGGAGTTCCAGGTGCCGGACGTCGACGCCGAGTACGACCGGCTGCGCGCGCTGGAGTTCGTGCAGCGACCGACGACGATGCCGTGGGGCAACCGGTCGGCGATCCTTCGCGACCCGGACGGGAACCTGGTCAACCTGTTCGCCCCCGCCACACCGGTGGCCACCTGA
- the carB gene encoding carbamoyl-phosphate synthase large subunit translates to MPRRTDIESVLVIGSGPIVIGQACEFDYSGTQACRVLKEEGFRVVLVNSNPATIMTDPEFADATYVEPITPEFVEKVIEKERPNVLLATLGGQTALNAAIALHENGVLEKYGVELIGASVDAIQRGENRQSFKGIVEKLGAETARSVICHTMDDVLGAAGQLGYPLVVRPSFTMGGVGSGMAYDEPDLRRIAGAGLAASPTTEVLIEESIVGWKEYELEVMRDKADNVVIICSIENVDPMGVHTGDSVTVAPAMTLTDREYQTMRDLAIGIIREVGVDTGGCNIQFAVNPADGRLIVIEMNPRVSRSSALASKATGFPIAKIAAKVAIGYTLDEIPNDITKQTPASFEPTLDYVVVKVPRFAFEKFPAADATLTTHMKSVGEAMAIGRNYTEALQKALRSLEKPEARFSWLGAPSTDLESLLEAVKTPHDGRLRTVMDAIRAGATPEQIFEATKIDPWFVDQMFLIHETALQVAAAPRLTPDVLKLAKRHGFSDLQLGEIRDLSEDVVRGVRQALGIRPVYKTVDTCAAEFAATTPYHYSSYDEETEVAPRTEPAVLILGSGPNRIGQGIEFDYSCVHASMALREAGYCTVMVNCNPETVSTDYDTSDRLYFEPLTAEDVLEIVYAELQAGPVAGVIVQLGGQTPLGLAQRLADAGVPIVGTSPAAIHLAEERGAFGKVLADAGLPAPKHGTAMSSDEALRIAEEIGFPVLVRPSYVLGGRGMEIVYSEAELTAALGRLSGGLGTWEHPVLIDRFLDDAVEIDVDGLFDGEELFLGGVMEHIEEAGVHSGDSSCALPPITLGNADIEKIRQSTEAIARGVGVRGLLNVQYALAGDVLYVLEANPRASRTVPFVSKATATPLAKAAARVMLGATVAELRAEGMLPAEGDGGTLPPSTPIAVKEAVMPFNRFRTIDGGSVDTLLGPEMRSTGEVMGIDDTFGTAFAKSQAGASQPLPGEGKVFVSVANRDKRHMIFPVKRLADLGFQIYATEGTADVLRRNGVEAVTVRKSSQGPGPNGEPTIVQMVQDGELNLIVNTPIGMTQGGSPRIDGYEIRSAAVARNIPCITTVQGLAAAVQGIEAQRAGDIGVRSLQDWVPRIRGAAAPAGD, encoded by the coding sequence ATGCCACGCCGTACAGATATCGAATCGGTGCTGGTGATCGGCTCCGGCCCGATCGTGATCGGCCAGGCCTGCGAGTTCGACTACTCCGGGACCCAGGCCTGCCGGGTGCTCAAGGAGGAAGGCTTCCGGGTCGTCCTGGTCAACTCCAACCCGGCCACGATCATGACGGACCCGGAGTTCGCCGACGCGACGTACGTCGAGCCGATCACCCCGGAGTTCGTCGAGAAGGTGATCGAGAAGGAGCGCCCGAACGTCCTGCTCGCCACCCTGGGCGGCCAGACCGCGCTGAACGCGGCGATCGCGCTGCACGAGAACGGCGTCCTGGAGAAGTACGGCGTCGAGCTGATCGGCGCCTCCGTGGACGCCATCCAGCGCGGTGAGAACCGGCAGTCGTTCAAGGGCATCGTCGAGAAGCTCGGCGCCGAGACGGCCCGGTCGGTGATCTGCCACACGATGGACGACGTGCTCGGCGCGGCCGGTCAGCTCGGCTACCCGCTGGTCGTCCGGCCGTCGTTCACGATGGGCGGCGTCGGCTCCGGCATGGCGTACGACGAGCCGGACCTGCGCCGGATCGCCGGGGCCGGCCTGGCCGCCAGCCCGACCACGGAGGTCCTCATCGAGGAGTCCATCGTGGGCTGGAAGGAGTACGAACTGGAGGTGATGCGCGACAAGGCCGACAACGTCGTGATCATCTGCTCGATCGAGAACGTCGACCCGATGGGCGTGCACACCGGCGACTCGGTCACGGTCGCCCCGGCGATGACGCTGACCGACCGCGAGTACCAGACCATGCGGGACCTGGCGATCGGCATCATCCGCGAGGTCGGCGTCGACACCGGCGGCTGCAACATCCAGTTCGCGGTCAACCCGGCCGACGGCCGGCTGATCGTGATCGAGATGAACCCGCGGGTGTCGCGCTCGTCCGCGCTGGCCTCGAAGGCGACCGGCTTCCCGATCGCCAAGATCGCCGCCAAGGTCGCGATCGGCTACACCCTCGACGAGATCCCGAACGACATCACGAAGCAGACGCCGGCCAGCTTCGAGCCGACCCTGGACTACGTCGTGGTGAAGGTGCCGCGGTTCGCGTTCGAGAAGTTCCCGGCCGCCGACGCGACGCTGACCACGCACATGAAGAGCGTCGGCGAGGCGATGGCGATCGGCCGCAACTACACCGAGGCGCTGCAGAAGGCGCTGCGGTCGCTGGAGAAGCCGGAGGCCCGGTTCTCCTGGCTCGGCGCTCCGTCGACCGACCTGGAGTCGTTGCTGGAGGCCGTCAAGACGCCGCACGACGGCCGACTCCGGACGGTCATGGACGCGATCCGCGCCGGCGCGACGCCCGAGCAGATCTTCGAGGCGACCAAGATCGACCCGTGGTTCGTCGACCAGATGTTCCTGATCCACGAGACCGCGCTGCAGGTCGCGGCCGCACCCCGGCTCACGCCGGACGTGCTGAAGCTGGCCAAGCGGCACGGCTTCTCCGACCTGCAGCTGGGCGAGATCCGCGACCTCAGCGAGGACGTCGTCCGCGGCGTCCGGCAGGCACTCGGGATCCGGCCGGTCTACAAGACCGTCGACACCTGCGCGGCCGAGTTCGCCGCCACCACGCCGTACCACTACTCCTCGTACGACGAGGAGACCGAGGTCGCGCCGCGCACCGAGCCCGCCGTGCTGATCCTGGGCTCCGGCCCGAACCGGATCGGCCAGGGCATCGAGTTCGACTACTCCTGCGTGCACGCGTCGATGGCGCTGCGCGAGGCCGGCTACTGCACCGTGATGGTGAACTGCAACCCCGAGACGGTCTCCACCGACTACGACACCTCGGACCGGCTGTACTTCGAGCCGCTGACCGCCGAGGACGTGCTCGAGATCGTGTACGCCGAGCTGCAGGCCGGCCCGGTCGCCGGTGTGATCGTGCAGCTCGGTGGCCAGACCCCGCTCGGCCTGGCCCAGCGGCTCGCGGACGCCGGAGTGCCGATCGTCGGGACGTCGCCGGCCGCGATCCACCTGGCCGAGGAGCGCGGCGCGTTCGGCAAGGTGCTCGCGGACGCCGGGCTGCCGGCGCCGAAGCACGGCACCGCGATGTCGTCGGACGAGGCGCTGCGGATCGCCGAGGAGATCGGCTTCCCGGTGCTGGTCCGGCCGTCGTACGTGCTGGGCGGACGCGGGATGGAGATCGTCTACAGCGAGGCGGAACTGACCGCGGCGCTCGGGCGGCTCAGCGGCGGGCTCGGCACCTGGGAGCACCCGGTCCTGATCGACCGGTTCCTCGACGACGCGGTCGAGATCGACGTCGACGGGTTGTTCGACGGCGAGGAGCTGTTCCTCGGTGGCGTGATGGAGCACATCGAGGAGGCCGGCGTGCACTCCGGCGACTCGTCCTGCGCGCTGCCGCCGATCACGCTCGGGAACGCCGACATCGAGAAGATCCGGCAGTCCACCGAGGCGATCGCGCGCGGCGTCGGCGTACGGGGTCTGCTGAACGTGCAGTACGCGCTGGCCGGGGACGTGCTCTACGTCCTGGAGGCCAACCCGCGCGCCTCGCGGACCGTGCCGTTCGTGTCGAAGGCGACCGCGACGCCGCTGGCCAAGGCGGCCGCGCGGGTGATGCTCGGCGCGACCGTCGCCGAGCTGCGCGCCGAGGGGATGCTGCCGGCCGAGGGCGACGGCGGGACGTTGCCGCCGTCGACGCCGATCGCCGTGAAGGAAGCGGTGATGCCGTTCAACCGGTTCCGGACCATCGACGGCGGGTCGGTCGACACGCTGCTCGGGCCGGAGATGCGCTCGACCGGCGAGGTGATGGGCATCGACGACACCTTCGGTACGGCGTTCGCCAAGTCGCAGGCCGGGGCGTCGCAGCCGCTGCCGGGCGAGGGCAAGGTCTTCGTGTCGGTCGCCAACCGCGACAAGCGGCACATGATCTTCCCGGTCAAGCGGCTGGCCGACCTGGGCTTCCAGATCTACGCGACCGAAGGGACGGCCGACGTCCTGCGGCGCAACGGGGTCGAGGCGGTCACGGTCCGCAAGAGCTCGCAGGGTCCGGGGCCGAACGGCGAGCCGACGATCGTCCAGATGGTCCAGGACGGCGAGCTGAACCTGATCGTCAACACGCCGATCGGGATGACCCAGGGCGGGTCGCCGCGGATCGACGGGTACGAGATCCGCAGCGCGGCGGTGGCACGGAACATCCCGTGCATCACCACCGTGCAGGGGCTCGCGGCCGCGGTCCAGGGCATCGAGGCCCAGCGGGCCGGCGACATCGGCGTCCGGTCCCTGCAGGACTGGGTGCCGCGGATCCGGGGTGCGGCTGCTCCGGCCGGGGACTGA
- the carA gene encoding glutamine-hydrolyzing carbamoyl-phosphate synthase small subunit — MSQNALLVLEDGRAFAGTSYGATGETFGEAVFTTGMTGYQETLTDPSYHRQIVTQTAPHIGNTGVNDEDDESQKIWVAGYVVRDPARVSSNWRATRSLDEQLKAQGIVGISGIDTRALTRHLRERGAMRAGISTEVLDPQQLLAKVLEQAPMAGADLAGEVTATQTYVVPAEGEKRYTVVALDLGIKSMTPKRMAERGIEVHVMPATTTLEEVLAVDPDGIFMSNGPGDPETTEHPTTLLKELLQRGKPYFGICFGNQVFGRALGLGTFKLKYGHRGINQPVLDRATGKVEITSQNHGFAVDAPIDEKVETPYGTAEVSHVSLNDNVVEGLKLTGKDGRVLAFSVQYHPEAAAGPHDSAYLFDRFVELMEGRN; from the coding sequence ATGAGTCAGAACGCACTGCTGGTCCTCGAGGACGGCCGCGCGTTCGCGGGGACGTCGTACGGAGCGACCGGTGAGACCTTCGGCGAGGCCGTCTTCACCACCGGGATGACCGGGTACCAGGAGACGCTGACCGACCCGTCGTACCACCGCCAGATCGTCACCCAGACCGCGCCGCACATCGGCAACACCGGCGTCAACGACGAGGACGACGAGTCGCAGAAGATCTGGGTGGCCGGGTACGTCGTGCGCGACCCCGCCCGCGTCTCGTCGAACTGGCGCGCCACCCGCTCGCTCGACGAGCAGCTGAAGGCCCAGGGCATCGTCGGCATCTCCGGGATCGACACCCGGGCGCTGACCCGGCACCTGCGCGAGCGCGGCGCGATGCGCGCGGGGATCTCGACCGAGGTCCTCGACCCGCAGCAGTTGCTGGCCAAGGTGCTCGAGCAGGCGCCGATGGCCGGCGCGGATCTGGCCGGCGAGGTCACGGCGACGCAGACGTACGTCGTACCGGCCGAGGGCGAGAAGCGGTACACCGTGGTCGCGCTCGACCTGGGCATCAAGTCGATGACGCCGAAGCGGATGGCCGAGCGCGGCATCGAGGTGCACGTGATGCCGGCCACCACGACGCTGGAGGAGGTGCTGGCGGTCGACCCCGACGGCATCTTCATGAGCAACGGGCCGGGCGACCCGGAGACCACCGAGCACCCGACCACGCTGCTCAAGGAACTGCTGCAGCGCGGCAAGCCGTACTTCGGGATCTGCTTCGGCAACCAGGTGTTCGGCCGGGCGCTCGGACTCGGCACGTTCAAGCTCAAGTACGGCCACCGCGGCATCAACCAGCCGGTGCTCGACCGGGCCACCGGCAAGGTCGAGATCACCTCGCAGAACCATGGCTTCGCGGTCGACGCGCCGATCGACGAGAAGGTCGAGACGCCGTACGGGACCGCCGAGGTGAGCCACGTGTCGCTCAACGACAACGTCGTCGAAGGGCTCAAGCTGACCGGCAAGGACGGCCGCGTGCTGGCCTTCTCGGTCCAGTACCACCCAGAGGCCGCCGCGGGTCCGCACGACTCGGCGTACCTGTTCGATCGTTTCGTTGAACTCATGGAAGGGCGCAACTGA
- the rpoZ gene encoding DNA-directed RNA polymerase subunit omega, whose product MSGNQPVAIGITSPPIDDLLTHTDSKYKLVLYSAKRARQINAYYSQLGEGLLEYVGPLVETHVQEKPLSIAMREINDGVLTCTDIDPEAEAEAAAAAAEKSSE is encoded by the coding sequence TTGTCTGGCAACCAGCCTGTCGCCATCGGCATCACCTCCCCGCCGATCGACGACCTGCTCACCCACACCGACTCCAAGTACAAGCTGGTGCTGTACTCGGCCAAGCGTGCGCGGCAGATCAACGCCTACTACTCCCAGCTCGGCGAAGGCCTGCTGGAGTACGTCGGTCCGCTGGTCGAGACCCACGTCCAGGAGAAGCCGCTGTCGATCGCGATGCGCGAGATCAACGACGGCGTGCTGACCTGCACCGACATCGACCCGGAAGCCGAGGCGGAGGCCGCGGCCGCCGCTGCTGAGAAGTCCTCCGAGTAG
- the pyrF gene encoding orotidine-5'-phosphate decarboxylase, whose amino-acid sequence MSNQPFGTRLRAVMNERGPLCVGIDPHAHLLDAWDLPDTAEGLASFTDGVVDALADRVGVFKPQSAFFERFGSAGIAVLEQATIRLRAAGALVIIDGKRGDIGTTMAGYAAAYLAEKAPLACDALTVSAYLGFGSLQPAFDVARESGAGLFVLALTSNPEGPQFQTARTDDGSTVAGAVLDGLRDLNAGAEDLGSFGAVVGATISKTTENLDIRGPLLAPGLGAQGATAESLADVFGPAVRNVVPSSSREILGAGPDAVALQDAAARANDAYRTVLGY is encoded by the coding sequence ATGAGCAACCAGCCCTTCGGGACGCGTCTGCGCGCGGTGATGAACGAGCGCGGCCCGCTCTGTGTGGGGATCGACCCGCACGCCCACCTCCTGGACGCGTGGGACCTGCCGGACACGGCCGAGGGCCTGGCGTCGTTCACGGACGGCGTGGTCGACGCGCTGGCCGACCGGGTCGGTGTGTTCAAGCCGCAGTCGGCGTTCTTCGAGCGGTTCGGCTCGGCCGGTATCGCCGTTCTCGAGCAGGCCACGATCCGGCTGCGCGCGGCCGGCGCGCTGGTGATCATCGACGGCAAGCGCGGCGACATCGGGACGACGATGGCCGGGTACGCCGCGGCGTACCTGGCGGAGAAGGCGCCGCTGGCGTGCGACGCGCTGACCGTGAGCGCGTACCTCGGGTTCGGCTCGCTGCAGCCGGCCTTCGACGTGGCGCGGGAGTCGGGTGCCGGGCTGTTCGTGCTCGCGCTGACGTCGAACCCGGAGGGCCCGCAGTTCCAGACCGCGCGGACCGATGACGGGTCGACGGTGGCGGGCGCCGTACTGGACGGGCTGCGGGACCTGAACGCCGGCGCCGAGGACCTGGGGTCGTTCGGGGCGGTCGTCGGGGCGACGATCTCGAAGACCACCGAGAACCTCGACATCCGGGGGCCGTTGCTGGCGCCCGGGCTCGGGGCGCAGGGGGCGACCGCTGAGAGCCTCGCAGACGTCTTCGGGCCGGCCGTGCGCAACGTCGTACCGTCGAGCTCCCGGGAGATCCTGGGAGCCGGTCCGGACGCCGTGGCGCTGCAGGACGCGGCCGCCCGCGCCAACGACGCCTACCGCACCGTCCTGGGCTACTGA
- the gmk gene encoding guanylate kinase yields MTMDRPNDTSATPETDAADGVQNAAQEGSGAAPTGSGEAPGEARLTVLAGPTAVGKGTVAAEIRERFPDVWISVSATTRKARPGEQHGVHYLFVSDEEFDRMIADGELLEWAVVHKAARYGTPKQPVLDKLADGRPALLEIDLQGARQVRETMPEAHFVFLAPPSWDELVRRLVGRGTETAEERERRLETAVLELAAEKEFDVTIVNASVREAADQLVKLIRSPNISGKS; encoded by the coding sequence ATGACCATGGACAGGCCCAACGACACATCGGCCACCCCGGAGACCGACGCCGCTGACGGCGTACAGAACGCTGCCCAGGAGGGCAGTGGGGCTGCCCCTACGGGTAGTGGTGAGGCGCCGGGGGAGGCTCGGCTGACGGTGCTCGCGGGGCCGACCGCGGTGGGCAAGGGGACGGTGGCCGCCGAGATCCGCGAGCGGTTCCCCGACGTCTGGATCTCGGTGTCGGCGACCACGCGCAAGGCGCGGCCCGGTGAGCAGCACGGTGTGCACTACCTGTTCGTCTCCGACGAGGAGTTCGACCGGATGATCGCCGACGGCGAGCTGCTCGAGTGGGCCGTCGTCCACAAGGCCGCCCGGTACGGGACGCCGAAGCAGCCGGTGCTCGACAAGCTGGCCGACGGCCGCCCGGCGCTCCTGGAGATCGACCTGCAGGGCGCCCGCCAGGTCCGCGAGACGATGCCGGAGGCGCACTTCGTCTTCCTGGCCCCGCCGAGCTGGGACGAACTGGTCCGCCGGCTGGTCGGTCGCGGCACCGAAACCGCCGAGGAGCGGGAGCGTAGGCTGGAGACCGCGGTGCTCGAGCTGGCCGCCGAGAAGGAGTTCGACGTGACGATCGTGAACGCCTCGGTTCGGGAGGCGGCCGATCAGTTGGTAAAGTTGATTCGATCACCCAACATCTCTGGAAAGAGCTGA